TGGAAAAACACTGAGCACGTTTATAATTACTTTCCAATCGGAGTTTCTATCCTTGCATTGCCTTTTGTATTTGTAGGAGAATATGTGTTTGAGCTTTTGCTGATAATAAATCCTGATATAAAAACACATCTTCAGGAAAAAGGATTCACATTAATAAATGTTACAAATTATTATTATGTTGTTGAGTATTTTATTGCTTCTTTAATTGTAGCATTGTGCGCCTGCTTTTGTTTTCTTATTGCGAGAAGATTTATCAACGTTAAGCATGCAATGATTCTTACTTTTATTTTTGCCTTCTGTACTTCATTATGGTCAGTTGCAGGCAGAGCATTATGGATGCATGGTCCGCTGATGTTATTTTTGCTTATAACAATTTATTATCTCACTTCAGAAAAATTAAGTGTTAAAAGAGTAATAGAGCTTGGTATAATGCTCTCTTTTACTTTTATTATAAGGCCAACGGGTCTCATTTTTTACTTTGCCATTTTATTATATTTTATACTTACCAACAAAAAGTTTGCGGTTATATATCTGGTATCAGGTTTGGCAGTATTCGCAGGATTTTTTATTCTTAATTATTCTATTTACGGAACTATATTCTCTCCATATTATCAATACTATGTAAACATTTTATCTGATGCAGGACACCCGAATTTTTTTGAAGCATTTGCAGGCAATATGTTCAGCCCCGGTAAAGGGTTATTAATTTTTACTCCAGTGTTAATCTTTTCTGCCATTGGTATCTATATTAAAATTAAAATGAAATCTTTTAACAAACTTGATTTCATATTACTTACAATTTTTATTTTATATTACATTTCAATATCATTGGTAACTAAATGGTGGGATGGCTGGTCCTTTGGGCCAAGGTATATCTCCGATGTATTGCCTATTTTAATATATTTCATAATTCCTTACTTTAGCTATCCTGAGTTTTTTAAAAACCGTAAAGCAATGGATATACTTCTTGCCGTGCTTATAACTATAAGCTTTTTAATTCATACCAGGGGAGCGCTTGATGTGAAAGTGTGGATTGAATGGAACGGTAAACCGAATGATATAGATACTCACCCGGAAAGAATGTGGGATTGGAAAGACCCGCCGTTTCTCCGTTAATATTAATTGTAAACTGATTCCAATATCTTTATATAGTCTTCTCTGCCTATGGGTTTCACAAGATAGTCTTTTACAAACGGAAATAATTTCACCTGCTGCTTATCAATCAAACTAATTGAAGAAGATAGAATATAAAAACAGATTTTCTTGGGAAGATTAATTTTAAGATTAGAATACTCCTTTAAAAACTGCCATCCATCCATAAACGGCATCTGTATATCAAGAAAAATTACATCAGGAATTTCTTCAGGGGTGTTCGAATTTTTTATCACGTATTCCAATAACTCCTGGCCATTTTCAAACTGAAAAAGTCTGTCTATAATGTTTAAAGATTTTAAAACCTTTGCTGTTATAAATTGGAACACTTTGTCATCATCAACTAGACCTACAAATACGGTTTTACCGTTAATCATTATTAATAAACTTAAAATTTAATTGTAAAAATTGTTCCGGCTCCTTCAGTACTTTCAATTTCAATAGTGCCGCCAAAAGTTTCAATCTGATTCTTAGTCATAAATAATCCCACTCCCTTACTGTCATATCCCGGGTGAAAAACTTTATGAAGTTTAAAAACCTGATTGCCGTATTTCTGAAGATTAATGCCAAGTCCGTTATCCTTAACTTCTAAACATGTATCTCCGCTGTCGTTTTTATATGTAGATATTTTAATTTGGGGAGGTACTTCAGGATTTCTATACTTTATAGAATTATTAATCAAATTGAATAATATACTCTCGAGATAAATATTGGGATAAAAAATTTCATTTATTTCGAGGTCAAGAATTATTTTCGCATCACTGACTTTTATAATCCCGTGCAACTGGTTTTTAATCTTTTCTATTATTTTATTTAAATCACATTTTTCGAACTCAATATTTTTATTCATTCTTACTTCTATTATATCCATTAAATCTGCTAATGTCTGAAGAAGCTGTTCAGAGCTTTCATTAAGATAATTAATGTATTCCTTTTTTTCTTCTTCATCAGTTGAATCATTATATTCATTTAAAAGAATTTTGATGTTTCCTGCAGGTCCTCTTATATTGTGAGCAACAATTCTGTTAAACTCTTCCAGCTGTCGTATCTTCTGGTTTAAATCCAGTGTAGTGGTTACAAGCTGCTTATTTTTGTTTTCTAAATCCACTATAAGCTTTTTCGATTCCGATATATCCTGTATCTGAGAGATAAAAAATCTTGGAGAACCGTCTATATTCCAAACTAAAGAAACTGTCAGTAAAGCCCAAACATAGTTTTTATTTTTATGAAGATATCTTTTCTCCATTTGATATGAATCAATTTCTTTGTTTAACATCTTACGAACAAATTCCATGTCCTTATCGAGATCATCGGGATGTGTTATTTCCTGAAACGTAAAACTACTAAGTTCCTCCACAGTATAACCCAGCATATCACACAATGCGTCATTTACTTCAATCCATTTTCCTTCAATTGAAACTAACGCTTTACCGATACCTGAATGTTTAAAAGCTTTTGAAAATTTTTGATTGCTTAGATTAATTTCTCCTTCCCTATCTTTAATGGATTGTATATCTGCCTGAGTCCCTACAATTCTTGACGGCTTGCCATCTTCAGACCATTCTGTAATAGTTCCTCTTGCAAGTATCCATTTATAACTGCCGTCTTTGCATCTCAATCTTATTTCTGAAAGATAGCTGTCTGATTTCCCCTCAAGATATTCCTGAATACAATCATGTGCATATTTCAAATCATCGGGATGTATAATTTGCCTCCAGACATCTAAATCATTTGGAAGTTCACTCGGATCATATCCCAGCATTTCTCTGGTTTTATCGGAGTAGAAGACTTCGTTTGTCTGGGGATTCCAGTCCCATATTCCATCACCGGAAGCTTCCAATGCAAGTTTCCATCGTTGCTCAGTTTCCCTAATTTTACTTTCCATTTCTTTTTTTTCTGAGATGTCAGTAATAGTAAGAGAAACTATATCTTTCCTGCTGGAAATCGGACAAACTTTTGCTTCATACCAGACATTCTGTTTAGTCTCAAATGGATCTTCGCATTCGATATACTGTAAAGCCTGATTCTCAATAGCCTTGGCAATTGCTTCTAAAAATTTATCAGTGCATTTCTCCGGAAAAACGTCATTAAAGTTTTTCCCTGTAAGTTCATTTGTATTCTTGAAAGGTAAGTTCTTATACGAACTCCAGGCATTTAAAATTTTCCCGTTCTTGTTTACCTCAATAACAACATCTTCTAAAGAAGAAACCAGCAGATCAAGTTCTTTTTTGGATTGTTCAATTTTTTTGTTAAGTTCTATTATTTCACTGACATCATAAAAGGTAACGAATACGAGTCTTTGATTCTGGTCGATAAAGATTTGTGAATTCACTGAGAGCCAGACAATAGATTTATCGCGGCGTTCAACACCCATAATTATATTTTTGCACGGATTACCTGTCTTATTTGTAATAACAGCAGGGTGCTCCTCAGGTGTGTATTGAATACCATTCTCTTTGATAGCTTTCCAGACAGGGTCATAAGAAGTTTTACCAAGTAAATGCTCTTTTGTTAGCCCAAGAAGAATTTCAGTTTTGCGGTTAAATAGGATAATTGAATTTTTTTCGTCGTGGATAACAACAGCTTCATTGATTGTATTTATGATCTCTTTTAACAGATCAATGTTATCTAAATTATTCACTGTTGATAGTATCTTTGGATGTTCGTGAAGATATATATAAAACCCGATTCTAAAAATGTAAATAAAATTTGGAACTAATTTTCTTATAATGAGTTAACACCATAATGCCAAACTAAGGCATTTTAAGTTTATTTTATATTAACTAAATTCAAACCAAATTAAACCAAACTCTCACATGAAAAAATTACTTCTTCTGTTAGTAGTTGCTGCAGGATTTTCATTCTTCAGCCCAAAAAATTCTTCAGCTCAGGCTTTAACTTTTGATGTTATCAACAATACTGGCGTAACTCTTGTTGATGTATATGTAACACCTGCTGAAACAGCAAATTGGGGAAATGATATCCTTCCAAATGACCTGTTTGAAAACGGTTCAACAGTAACAGTTAATATTCCTGCTGATTACGGCACAACATGTATGTTCGATATGAAAATAACGGACGGTGCAGGCGGACATATTACTTTCACAGGTATTGATGCTTGTAAATTAATTACATTACAAATCAATGGCGACGGCACATATTCATATGTAGCCACGAAGTAGTTTTTATCCCATTCAGTTTTACAAAAAAGGCGGAGAATATCCGCCTTTTTTGTTTGTACTAAATTTATTCTCTGATTACAATTTTCTGAATCCTCTTTCTAAATCCTTTATTATATCTTCATGATTCTCAATCCCTACAGCAAGTCTTATTAACGATTCAGAAATTCCGGTAGCAGCAAGCTGTTTCTGAGTATAAAATGGTTTCCATTGGGCAGCAGGAAGCGTTACAACGGTTTCAACTCCACCTAAACTCACTGCAAGTTTACATAATTTCAGAACTTCAACAAATTGCACAGCTTTTTTATATGTACAGTCCAGTTCAAAACTGAAACAGCCCCCGAATCCTCTCATTTGTGAAGCCGCAAGTCCATATTGCGCGTGAGATATTAATCCCGGATGATAAACCTTTTTTACTTTTAAATGCTCCTCTAAATATTGTGCAATCAGTAATGCATTTTCATTCTGCTTCTTTACTCTCATTGGTAAAGTTTTGATACTTCTTAACAATAAAGATGCATCATGTGGAGCGAGAACATGACCAACAACGTGGCCGTAATCCCAGCACTTATAAATAAATTCTTTTGAACCGCATACAACACCAGCTAAAACATCACTGTGGCCGCCAAGGTATTTTGTTGCGCTGTGAATTATAACATCAATTCCAAAATCTGCGGGATTTTGATTTATGGGAGAAGCAAATGTATTATCTATTAACGAAATTATTTTTTTCTTTTTACATAATCTTCCTATGAATTCTAAATCAGTAATTTTCATCAATGGATTTGAAGGGGTCTCGACATAAATCAGTTTTGTACTTTTCCTAACTGCTTTTTCAAATGCTTTATTATCAGTCTGGTCAACAAATGTAGTTGTAATTCCGAATGCAGGAAGAACATCTCTCAGATATTTTATTGTTGTTGCGTATAAATTACTTTGCGCAACAATATGATCCCCCGATTTCAACGTACAAGCTATTGCAGAGCTGATGGCAGCCATGCCTGAACCGAAGGCAACTGAATCTTCCGTCTTCTCTAAATCCGCACAAACTCTTGAGAGCTGCTTCAAAGTAGGTGTAGCATAGCGGGCATAAAACCCAAGAGGTCTATCCTCAACAGAGATTTTAGCCATTGTCAGCAAATCTTTGGTCTTATAGTTAACAGATTGCCAAACAGGCGGGACGACTGCTCCGGTAACATTAAATTCATCACCTGAATGAATTACAACTGTATCAAGATTTTTCATTTTGAATAAATATTAAAAATTTAGATTTTGCATTTCCTGAAAGATTACAGCTTCTACTAAAATATCTTTAATTATTTTTGGTTTTATTTCTTTTGAGTTAAAATACTGAATCCATCCTACTACTTTACATGTTCCACATCTTATTATATCAAACTTCTTTTTTAAAATCACACCCTGACTTATTCCAAACATAACACCTCCGCTTAAACCACTTCTTGGTATTGAAGTCGGCCATATAAAACAGACTCTTTTCTTCAAATAATAATAAGGAACTCCGTATGCAAATTTTTCTTCAAAGGAAGGATTTATCGATAGGACAATTTCACGCAACTGAATCGTCATTTTCTTTTCCTCTTCGGGAAGTGCGTCAATGAAAACATCAATTGCTTTATTCATAAAAAAAGCCATCCGGATTTTATCAGGATGGCTTTTAAATTATTACAAAAATTAATTAAAAGAAATTTATTTCTTTTCTGCTTTTAATTTTATTTCGATTTCTTTTTCAGATTTGTTTCTCAGGATTTTTAATTTAAGAGTGTCACCAACTCTCAAATCATTCACTACTGATAATATATCCTGTTCATTTCTAATAGGTTCACCATTTGCATTTGTAATTACGTCTTCAGTCTTCAATCCTGCATCATCTGCAGCACCGCCTTTGGCAACCTGGTTAACTATAACACCTTTGGTATCTTCAAGGTTATAGTATTTTGCAATTCTTTCATCAATTGCTTGTATATTAAATCCAACATTGAAATTTCTGTCGATTTTACCGTTGGCTTTTAAATCTTCCATAATTTTTCTTACTCGATTTATGGAAATGGCAAAACCAACACCTATACTTCCGTTGTTTCCATTACCGCCGGTATAAATAATAGTGTTCATTCCAATCACCTCACCGTCCACGTTAACTAACGGTCCGCCTGAGTTACCTGCATTAATTGATGCATCTGTCTGAATCATATTAATATATGAACGTCTGCCGTCTGCGGCGACTTTCATATTTGTAGCGCTTATAACTCCGACTGTAACAGTTGGCTTATCATTGATTTCAAATAATCCGAAAGGATTTCCAAGAGCGATTGCCCACTCACCGATTATTACATCATCTGAATTTCCTAACGGAAGATAAGGAAGATTTCCTTTATCTATTTTTAATAATGCTACGTCAGTATTCGGATCAGAACCGATTAACTTAGCTGAAACAGTTTCACCGGTTGTTAAAGTGACAGATATTTTCGTTGCATTCCCTGCTACGTGGTCATTGGTTAAAATATATCCATCCTGAGAAATTATGTATCCTGAACCAAGGCCTCTTACAATTTGCTTTTGAGGTCCCTGCTGTCCCCTGTCTCCGAAAAACTGTCTGAAGAAAGGGTCGTTTCCCCAAAAATTCGCAAACGGGTCTTGTATCTCTCTTACTTCTTCAACATTAATACCAACGATGCATGGAGATACTTTAGCCACTGCGCGCGTTATCGCAGTCTGACGTGATTCACTGATTTTCTGATTGTCCTGTCTTTCAGTATTGGAAACTAATCTCACGTTTTTATCGGGATTGTTTCCGGAAAAGAAAATTTTTCCAAGGATTACTCCGCTGGAAAGAACCAGTATTGCTATTGAGGAGATTAAAAATATTTTTGATTTAGACATTGTATTAAGAGCTGGGCTTGTTAATGTATTACTTTGCATTCTTCTTTTTAATTAATAAATATTTTTAATGTACGTATTACTTCTTCAAATGTTTTTTAACTTTGCGGATTATTTCATGTCGGTCAATTTTATATTTGCTCATTAATTGTTCCATAGTTCCGCTCTCGCCGAACGTATCATTAACTGCTACATAATCCATTTGTGTAGGTCTGCGAAGTGATAGAACTTCAGCAACTGCGCTGTAAAGTCCGCAATGTTTCTGGTGGTCTTCGCAAGTAATAATCAAACCTGTTTCTTCTGCGCATTTTAAAATAGTATCTTCATCAATTGGTTTTATTGTGTGCATATTTACAACTCTTGCGCTGATGCCTTCTTTTTTCAATTCATTGGATGCAATTATTGCTTCCCAGACTAATAATCCGTTTGCTATTAATGTAACATCAGAACCATCTATTAAAGTGTCCGCTTTTCCGAATTCAAACGGAGCATTAGCATCTGTATAGTTAGCCGTCTTATCTCTATAAAATCTTATGTAGAAAGGTTTATCATACTTAGCGCATTCTAAAACGGCTCTGTATGTTTGATTATAATCGCAAGGTGTTACTACTGTCATGTGCGGAAGTATTCTCATAATACCGACATCTTCCAGAGACTGATGTGTTGCGCCGTCGGGACCTACGGAAATACCGCAGTGCGATGCGCAAATTTTCACATTCATCTGGCTGTATGCAATGGATTGTCTAATCTGGTCGAATGGTCTGCCTGTAGCAAACTCACCGTATGTGGATGCAAAAGGAATTTTGCCGGTAAGCGCTAAGCCTGCTGCTACTCCCATCATATCCTGTTCGGCTATACCGACAGAAAAGAATCTGTCAGGGAATGCATCACGAAAAATATTAGTTTTAACTGAGCCCGAAACATCGCCCCCAAGGACTACTACATTAGGATTCTCTTTGCCGAGAACCATTAAAGCATCTGCAAAACCCTGTCTTGTTTCTTTCAATTCAGGATTATCAATGTTAAAAGACATTTTTATATGATTCAAATATTAATAAAATACAAAAATACTTTAATAATAACTGCATTTCAAATCAAATAAAAATGCCTTATATCACCTTCTTACCTTGTAAGCGTACCAGAATGAGAAAACAAGAAGACCGACAAAAATTACTCCGAAAATTATTAACTGTATTCTCGTTTTAAGTCTGTCTTTTTTTCTTTGGATTCTTTCCATTTCGAGATCGTCATTGACGAAATCACCCTTTGAGGGGTCCCAATTTTTATAAATATTTATGCTCATAGTTTTAATACGATAATTTTTTCTAAATAGATTAATTTTTAATTAAATTTTAATTTAACTAAAAATAAAATTCACCTTTACTTTGTATAATTACAAATTTTATTTCCCGGAAGCGGGAATAGATTACGACCCGGATTTAGTAATCTGCTAAAACCCAGTAAGGATTGGAATAGTTTATTGGGAGTTGGTATTTAAAGAACCATAAACATACAAAAATACATATAATTTTTTAATTTTCAAACAATATTAAGCGTTAAAGAATGAATTTTATATATACTGATGACTTTTCCATTTTTCTTCTTGAGTATATTAACAAAAATATCAGCTTAAATACTCCCGATAGTGTAAATTTTTTTCAAATTTTCGTTTTACTGGTATGCTCATTCTTATTGAGTGTACTTTTTATTAAACTGTATAATCGCCAAGTTAATTTTAAACATTATAATCCTTCGGAATATGATGCCAGGCTCAGAAAGTTTGGCGGTCTGCTATATTTACTTCTACCAATATTGGTTTTTGATCTTATAAGAAATTTATATCAATTATGTTCGTTTGGATATTTGTATACGGATAAAGCTCATTTCTTTTTAACTGAAATAAATGATACTTTTTTACGAAATTGGTGGAGTATTATTATTTATTTTATCGTATTCACCGGAAGTTTTAAAGTTGTTTTCTCTTTTTTTAATTTATTCTTTTTTATAAATAGAAAGCGCCTCTTTAAATTTCTTATGCTCTATTATATACCGTTGAGTGTTATTTTTTACGGAATAAAATATTTTTTAATCACTCAGGTAGTAGAACCTAACCATGTAATAATCTATACAGTGTTTACACAATGGAGTGAATCAATTTATGCTTCAGTAATAATTTTCTTTTATATATTGCTTTCAAGAAGAATTAACGGAGCTTTTTCAAAATAATTTTCAAAGATTTAAATGGATAACAAAGTAAGATTAACACAAATGGTCACTTCTGCCGGATGCGCAGCAAAAATATTTCCTCACATTTTATCAGATGCTTTAAAGGGAATCAACTGGCCGACCAATGAAAATGTAATAGTGGGATTTGAAGGAAAAGATGATGCGGGTGTTTACAAAATAAATGATGAACTTGCGCTGATACATACCACGGATTTTTTTACTCCGGTAGTGGATGATCCCTATACCTATGGTCAGATTGCGGCTACTAATGCATTAAGCGATGTTTATGCAATGGGCGGAACTCCCATAAACGCACTCAATATACTTGCTTTCCCACAGAAAGAAGACATCAGCATTATTAAAGAAATTCTATCAGGCGGTGCTGATAAAGTCAGAGAAGCCAACTGTGTAATTATCGGCGGGCATTCAGTTGATATCACAAATATTTTATACGGCTTAGCAGTTACAGGGACTATAAATCCGAAAGATATTAAAGGTAACGATGGTGCAAAAAAAGGTGATGTGCTTATATTAACAAAAGGATTAGGTACAGGAGTTTTAAATAATATGGTTAAGTTTTCTGAATTAAGTCCGGAAATTTACAAGGGCCTAATTTCTTCAATGACTCGATTGAACAGAAATGCTTCCGAATGTATGGTTCGAGCAAATGCAAATGCATGTACTGATGTTACCGGATTTGGTTTTGCCGGGCATGCAATGCAGCTTGCAAAAGCTAGCAATGTGAAACTTGTAATAGATGCAAATAAACTTCCTGTTTTAGATGGAGCAATAAATGCCGTTGAAAATAGTTTTCTTACACGCGGAGATAAATCCAACAGAGAATACACTAAAGATTTTTATTCGACTAAAGGAACAGTTAATAAAACTATCGAGCATCTGATTTTTGACCCTCAGACATCAGGAGGACTATTAATTTCTGTTCCCGAAAAAAATTCCGAAGCATTACTCATTGATTTAAAGAACAATGGAGATGAAAAAACTGCAATTATAGGTTATGTGGATAAACGAGAAGAATATCCTGCAGGTACTTTTATTTTAGAATATTGAGAATAGAAAAAATGATTCCCGAAATACGAACAGATAAAGAGTTATTTGAATTTATTCAGAATGCTAGAATTGATGAAAGTATTTCATTAAAAGATATTTTCTCAAAATACTTATTTGAGCAGATTAATATAGATGACCTGCTTAAAAAAATTAGAAGCGAAAACACTTTATTAATCGATGCAAGAAGTGAAAAAGAATTTAACGAATCTTCCCTGCCCTTTGCAAAAAACTTTCCTGTATTAAATAATCTCGAAAGACATAACGTAGGTTTGCTTTATAGAAAATATTCGCAGTCTGCGGCAGTCTGGCTGGCAACAGAGTATGCAAATCCAAAATCAGTTTCTTTACAAAAATTTCTAACTGATAATGAAGCAAACAAAAAAGATGTAATTGTTTTTTGCTGGAGAGGCGGCGGACGAAGCAAGTATCTTTCAAAAATGATTTCCGATTTGGGATACAATGTAAAGTTTTTATCCGGTGGACAGAAAGCTTACAGAAAAAGAGTAAATGATTTTTTTTCAAATCAAAATCAAAAATACAATCTACTCGAGTTGCGAGGGATGACTGGTTCAGGCAAAACAGAACTCCTGAATGCTTTAAAAAATGATTTACCTGTAATAGACCTTGAATTCGCTGCAAAACACTATTCAAGTTTATTCGGAAATATTCCGTATGATATAAATAATTTTCCGCGCGTTAAAAATCAAAGCGCTTTTGAAAATTCATTGTTTGAACAATTCGCAAAATATGATTTAGAGAGTCCCCCTTTATTTTTAATAGAGAGTGAAAGTAAACGCGTCGGTGATTTTGAAATCCCTGCACCTTTATATAGAGCGATTGAAGAGACGCCATGTATCCAGATAAATTCAAGCTTTGAAAATAGAATAAGGCGTATTGTAAAAGATTATTTCGGTGAAGATAATAGGGGGTTAGAACCAATGAAAAAAATATTCGCAGACCGTGAAAAATTTTTCAAGGCGCAGTTAAGCACAGAAGTTTACGGAAGATTATTGGACTATTTAGAAAAGGGTGAAGTAAGTAAATTTACCGACGAAATGATGGAGAAATATTATGATAAACGTTACAAAGTTAAACCAAAAGAGCCCATTGCCGAGATAAGCTCTGATAATATCAGAGAAGCAAAATCACAAGTAATTGAAATTTATAAAAAATTATAAAAGTTTAATTGGATTTATTTACAATAGTATTAACAGTCTTAGGTCTTTGTTTATTTGAAATAATAAGCAGCGTTGATAATGCAATTATAAATGCAGAAGTATTATCAACAATGTCCGAGAAAGCCCGGAAGTGGTTTCTGTTCTGGGGACTCCTATTCGCAGTTTTTCTTGTGCGCGGGTTGCTTCCTCTTGTAATAATTTACTTTACTGTTCCGAACTTAAGTCTTGGCGGCGCAATAACTGCAGCCTTCAGCAGTGACCCGCAGGTTCATAAAGCCATTGATGATGCTTCCCCTGTTTTACTTATTGGCGGTGGTACATTTCTTGTCTTTTTATTTTTATACTGGCTCTTTCAGGAAGAAAAGCATTACGCATTTAAAATTGAAAAATTCTTTGCTAAACATGGAATCTGGTTTTATGCAATAGCTTCTATTATTTTATCAGGGCTGATCTGGTTTTCTGTTAAGCTGAATCCTGTAATGGCTTTCGGAGCAGCAATGGGTGCTTCGGCATTTTTCCTCACCTCGGGATTCAAGACAAACGCCGAAGAACAGGAAAAGAAATTAATGAAAAGAGGTATGTCTGATATAAGCAAAATAATTTATCTTGAGCTGATTGATGCAACATTTTCTATTGACGGAGTTTTAGGTGCATTTGCTTTCACATTATCAGTACCATTGATTTTAGTAGGAAACGGATTGGGAGCATTAGTGCTGAGACAGTTAACTGTCGGCAACATTGACAGGATAAAACAATATTTATATCTGAAAAACGGCGCATTATATTCCGTATTTTTCCTTGGAATAATAATGATAATAGACAGCTTCAGATTACATATTCCCGAATGGGTTTCTCCTGCTATTACATTTTTAATTGTTGGCTATTTTTTCTACAGGTCGAGGAAAGAAATTAATCGTAAAGAAAGATTACAAAGTAAAAAAGGGGCTTAAAGCCTTTTTTTTTTAAAAAAAAGTTTGCAATTTATTTTATTAAGACCATCCGCTTGTTAGCCACAAAATTATTAAAACCGGATACAGCAGTTAAAGAATAGAAATAAACTCCGCTTGCAAAATTTGAAGCATTGAATTTTATTGTGTTATATCCTGCCTTAACATCAGCGTTTAATAATTCAGCAACCAATCTTCCTGTCACATCAAAAATATTTAATGTCACTCGGGAGTCCACAGGTAAATCAAAATTAATTGTAGTTGAGGAATTAAAAGGATTCGGATAATTTTGCTGTAAAGCAAAGATGTTAGGAATTCCTATATAAACGTCATTTGCTAAATTGTAATATTTAAAGTTGCCATTGAAATCAATTTGTCTTAATCTATACTTATATTTCCCTGTTGCAACATTTTTTTCTTCGTAAGAATAATTATTAATTTGATTTGAAGTTCCGTTTCCATTTACGAATGTAAGAACTTGCCAATTTAAATTATCTAAAGATTTTTGAACCTCAAACCCTTTATTGTTAATTTCGCTTACTGTACTCCAGTTTAATCTTATATCATTCCTATTCACACTTGCATTGAAATTACTCAACTCAACAGGTAACGGTGAATCACTTTGAAGAGATACTTTGAAAGTCCCTTTAGAAGGATCATTAGTGGTAATATCAAGTGTTGCATTTTCAACATTATCTGATGTACTCTCATTTTTTCCTGGTGGTTTTGCTAATGGATTACACTGCACTCGAAATAATCCACTATCGTTTGGGGCAATTGCTCCAGGCAACGAGGAAAGCAAGCTATACTTGCCTGCATATGTACCTGAAAATAAAGCTGCAGATACTGTTAAGTTTGAGGTGCCTTTATTCTTGAGATAAAAATTTAATGTATCCAATGAACTTGTCGATGTGAAATATAAAATTGAATCAGCCGGATTATCTAACTTTGCACATGCGCTTAATGTACCTGAGGTTTTATATAGCGTAATGAAAATACTATCAGCAGTTCCTGAATAAATATCATAATTGTTATAGTACAAAATATTCCAGTTTCCTCCTGCGTCTAATCCATTATATCCTCTGAATAAATATTCAGGTTTATAAAACCCGTTTGTAAAAGGATCAGTTCCTTCACTCCAGAATTGCGAAGCTGAATCCACCGAAGTTGCATTTGTTATTCCGGTTGTAAAATTAAAAGGACCGTTATTTGCAAATATACATTTTCTGTTGAAAGATGAATTGGAGTTCGGGTTAACGAGAATAAGCTTATAAACAAGATTTGCCTGATGTCT
This is a stretch of genomic DNA from Bacteroidota bacterium. It encodes these proteins:
- the mnmH gene encoding tRNA 2-selenouridine(34) synthase MnmH: MIPEIRTDKELFEFIQNARIDESISLKDIFSKYLFEQINIDDLLKKIRSENTLLIDARSEKEFNESSLPFAKNFPVLNNLERHNVGLLYRKYSQSAAVWLATEYANPKSVSLQKFLTDNEANKKDVIVFCWRGGGRSKYLSKMISDLGYNVKFLSGGQKAYRKRVNDFFSNQNQKYNLLELRGMTGSGKTELLNALKNDLPVIDLEFAAKHYSSLFGNIPYDINNFPRVKNQSAFENSLFEQFAKYDLESPPLFLIESESKRVGDFEIPAPLYRAIEETPCIQINSSFENRIRRIVKDYFGEDNRGLEPMKKIFADREKFFKAQLSTEVYGRLLDYLEKGEVSKFTDEMMEKYYDKRYKVKPKEPIAEISSDNIREAKSQVIEIYKKL
- a CDS encoding DUF2569 family protein translates to MNFIYTDDFSIFLLEYINKNISLNTPDSVNFFQIFVLLVCSFLLSVLFIKLYNRQVNFKHYNPSEYDARLRKFGGLLYLLLPILVFDLIRNLYQLCSFGYLYTDKAHFFLTEINDTFLRNWWSIIIYFIVFTGSFKVVFSFFNLFFFINRKRLFKFLMLYYIPLSVIFYGIKYFLITQVVEPNHVIIYTVFTQWSESIYASVIIFFYILLSRRINGAFSK
- a CDS encoding DUF475 domain-containing protein; its protein translation is MDLFTIVLTVLGLCLFEIISSVDNAIINAEVLSTMSEKARKWFLFWGLLFAVFLVRGLLPLVIIYFTVPNLSLGGAITAAFSSDPQVHKAIDDASPVLLIGGGTFLVFLFLYWLFQEEKHYAFKIEKFFAKHGIWFYAIASIILSGLIWFSVKLNPVMAFGAAMGASAFFLTSGFKTNAEEQEKKLMKRGMSDISKIIYLELIDATFSIDGVLGAFAFTLSVPLILVGNGLGALVLRQLTVGNIDRIKQYLYLKNGALYSVFFLGIIMIIDSFRLHIPEWVSPAITFLIVGYFFYRSRKEINRKERLQSKKGA
- the selD gene encoding selenide, water dikinase SelD — translated: MDNKVRLTQMVTSAGCAAKIFPHILSDALKGINWPTNENVIVGFEGKDDAGVYKINDELALIHTTDFFTPVVDDPYTYGQIAATNALSDVYAMGGTPINALNILAFPQKEDISIIKEILSGGADKVREANCVIIGGHSVDITNILYGLAVTGTINPKDIKGNDGAKKGDVLILTKGLGTGVLNNMVKFSELSPEIYKGLISSMTRLNRNASECMVRANANACTDVTGFGFAGHAMQLAKASNVKLVIDANKLPVLDGAINAVENSFLTRGDKSNREYTKDFYSTKGTVNKTIEHLIFDPQTSGGLLISVPEKNSEALLIDLKNNGDEKTAIIGYVDKREEYPAGTFILEY
- a CDS encoding transketolase family protein, encoding MSFNIDNPELKETRQGFADALMVLGKENPNVVVLGGDVSGSVKTNIFRDAFPDRFFSVGIAEQDMMGVAAGLALTGKIPFASTYGEFATGRPFDQIRQSIAYSQMNVKICASHCGISVGPDGATHQSLEDVGIMRILPHMTVVTPCDYNQTYRAVLECAKYDKPFYIRFYRDKTANYTDANAPFEFGKADTLIDGSDVTLIANGLLVWEAIIASNELKKEGISARVVNMHTIKPIDEDTILKCAEETGLIITCEDHQKHCGLYSAVAEVLSLRRPTQMDYVAVNDTFGESGTMEQLMSKYKIDRHEIIRKVKKHLKK